The proteins below come from a single Dermacentor albipictus isolate Rhodes 1998 colony chromosome 7, USDA_Dalb.pri_finalv2, whole genome shotgun sequence genomic window:
- the LOC139048155 gene encoding uncharacterized protein: MQCACTTTRPGELRSEPSSGCPANIGSLEVEGDSGRPQHEQHLSLLDNFSQAKRQLEQLLDADGDLAQLDGKLQELQMITAEVASHLPAASLRWVWEQLGTTRAEVDDVWERLKPRKRFAFKSAWGPSSKAVAPPDGRAT, encoded by the exons ATGCAGTGCGCATGTACGACTACAAGACCTGGGGAATTGAGGAGTGAGCCCAGTAGTGGCTGCCCTGCCAACATAGGGTCCTTAGAGGTAGAAGGCGACAGTGGCCGACCTCAACACGAGCAACACCTCAGCCTCCTGGACAACTTCAGCCAGGCCAAGCGGCAGCTTGAGCAGCTCCTGGACGCGGATGGTGACTTGGCACAGCTGGATGGAAAACTGCAGGAGTTGCAG ATGATAACTGCGGAAGTGGCCAGTCACCTGCCCGCAGCCAGTTTGCGCTGGGTCTGGGAGCAGCTCGGGACAACGAGAGCTGAGGTGGATGATGTCTGGGAGCGGCTCAAGCCACGCAAGCGATTTGCCTTCAAGTCGGCATGGGGCCCCAGCTCAAAGGCAGTAGCGCCCCCTGACGGGCGAGCCACATAG